A window of Apium graveolens cultivar Ventura chromosome 8, ASM990537v1, whole genome shotgun sequence contains these coding sequences:
- the LOC141677447 gene encoding thymidine kinase-like isoform X2 has translation MLNCTTISIMKSLISSSFSPIRSKPKLSFPLKSLPFLLNFSNLKFPQNPNFLKVKPITLMNCVNLRPNKGLFLHTEASQQSDGEIHVIVGPMFAGKTSTLLRRVRDESINGRRVAIIKSDKDTRYGLESIVTHDGEKFPCWPLSDLSSFKQRIGLDVYDKLEVIGIDEAQFFEDLYDFCSNVADYDGKTVIVASLDGDYLRHVLQEKFWFCT, from the exons ATGTTAAATTGTACTACTATTTCAATAATGAAATCACTCATCTCCTCATCTTTCTCCCCAATTCGTTCAAAACCCAAATTATCTTTTCCTTTAAAATCTCTCCCTTTTTTGCTCAATTTTTCCAATTTAAAATTTCcccaaaaccctaattttttaaaaGTGAAGCCTATTACATTAATGAATTGTGTTAATTTAAGGCCTAATAAAGGTCTGTTTTTGCATACTGAGGCTTCTCAGCAATCTGATGGTGAAATTCATGTCATTGTTGGGCCTATGTTTGCTGGAAAAACTTCTACTCTGCTTCGTCGTGTTCGAGATGAAAGTATCAATGGAAG ACGTGTAGCAATAATAAAATCAGACAAAGATACAAGATATGGTTTGGAGTCTATAGTGACTCATGATGGAGAGAAGTTTCCATGTTGGCCATTATCAGATCTATCTTCTTTCAAACAGAGAATTGGCCTAGATGTTTATGACAAG CTAGAGGTGATAGGAATTGATGAAGCTCAGTTTTTTGAGGACCTTTATGATTTCTGCAGCAATGTTGCTGACTATGATGGGAAGACTGTAATAGTTGCTAGCCTAGATGGCGACTATTTGAG GCATGTTTTACAGGAGAAATTTTGGTTCTGTACTTGA
- the LOC141677447 gene encoding thymidine kinase-like isoform X1, giving the protein MLNCTTISIMKSLISSSFSPIRSKPKLSFPLKSLPFLLNFSNLKFPQNPNFLKVKPITLMNCVNLRPNKGLFLHTEASQQSDGEIHVIVGPMFAGKTSTLLRRVRDESINGRRVAIIKSDKDTRYGLESIVTHDGEKFPCWPLSDLSSFKQRIGLDVYDKLEVIGIDEAQFFEDLYDFCSNVADYDGKTVIVASLDGDYLRRNFGSVLDIIPIADSVTKLTAHCELCGKRALFTLRKTEETKAEVIAG; this is encoded by the exons ATGTTAAATTGTACTACTATTTCAATAATGAAATCACTCATCTCCTCATCTTTCTCCCCAATTCGTTCAAAACCCAAATTATCTTTTCCTTTAAAATCTCTCCCTTTTTTGCTCAATTTTTCCAATTTAAAATTTCcccaaaaccctaattttttaaaaGTGAAGCCTATTACATTAATGAATTGTGTTAATTTAAGGCCTAATAAAGGTCTGTTTTTGCATACTGAGGCTTCTCAGCAATCTGATGGTGAAATTCATGTCATTGTTGGGCCTATGTTTGCTGGAAAAACTTCTACTCTGCTTCGTCGTGTTCGAGATGAAAGTATCAATGGAAG ACGTGTAGCAATAATAAAATCAGACAAAGATACAAGATATGGTTTGGAGTCTATAGTGACTCATGATGGAGAGAAGTTTCCATGTTGGCCATTATCAGATCTATCTTCTTTCAAACAGAGAATTGGCCTAGATGTTTATGACAAG CTAGAGGTGATAGGAATTGATGAAGCTCAGTTTTTTGAGGACCTTTATGATTTCTGCAGCAATGTTGCTGACTATGATGGGAAGACTGTAATAGTTGCTAGCCTAGATGGCGACTATTTGAG GAGAAATTTTGGTTCTGTACTTGATATAATTCCCATTGCCGACTCTGTAACCAAGTTAACTGCCCATTGTGAACTTTGTGGTAAACGTGCTTTATTTACATTAAGAAAGACAGAGGAGACAAAAGCAGAAGTTATAGCTGGTTGA
- the LOC141677448 gene encoding scarecrow-like protein 13: MQTYQGSQTSGAIHRLYHQPMQHVEPYCASQFQILNNSVSSDNSSQETPDSFHYNEQFFTLDSFPADYAGYHSPSAASTCSRSPLSAQFSLSNRSDQHQSPDNTYGSPTSGSSLIDDGDKLKHALKQLESKLVGPRSDTDDVCSYSTSVTPEVTSMMKYNKLSQTISTLDVKQLLLACAEVISDGDISNVAPLMNILEHMVSVTGEPMQRLGAYMMEGIKARLISSGSIIYKKLKCKNEPTSSELMSYMGVIYQIVPFYKFAYMSSNVIIEEVMKSESRIHIIDFQIVQGSQWVPLIQALAARPGGPPIVRITGVDDSNAAYARGGGLQLVGDRLSKVAESCGVPFEFNGAAISGSEVKLENLRVQQGEALAVNFPYVLHHMPDESVSTTNHRDRLLRLIKSLSPKVVTLVEQESNTNTSPFLPRFRETLEYYEAMFEAIDTTRARDDRQRISAEEHCVARDIVNMIACEGAERVERHELFGKWRLRLSMAGYTQCQLSYDVDGVVKNMLKEYDGNFRLEHRNGALYLKWKNRDLVTCSAWR, from the coding sequence ATGCAAACATACCAGGGAAGTCAGACTTCAGGAGCTATCCATAGGTTGTATCACCAACCGATGCAGCATGTAGAACCATATTGTGCATCTCAGTTTCAGATTTTGAACAACAGTGTTTCCTCAGATAATAGCAGCCAAGAGACACCAGATTCATTTCATTACAATGAACAGTTTTTCACCCTGGACTCATTTCCAGCTGATTATGCAGGGTATCATTCCCCTTCTGCTGCAAGCACGTGTAGTCGAAGTCCTTTATCTGCTCAATTTTCTCTGTCAAACCGGTCAGATCAACATCAATCCCCTGACAATACTTATGGATCGCCAACTAGTGGTTCTTCCTTGATCGATGATGGCGATAAATTGAAGCATGCCCTGAAGCAATTGGAAAGCAAATTAGTTGGGCCTcgttctgatactgatgatgtTTGTAGTTACTCCACCAGTGTAACCCCAGAAGTAACTTCCATGATGAAGTATAATAAATTGTCGCAAACAATATCAACATTAGATGTGAAACAACTGCTTCTTGCCTGTGCTGAAGTAATATCAGATGGTGATATATCAAATGTAGCTCCGCTGATGAACATATTGGAACACATGGTTTCAGTCACAGGAGAGCCTATGCAGCGGTTGGGTGCATACATGATGGAAGGGATCAAAGCACGATTGATCTCCTCAGGGAGCATAATTTACAAAAAGCTGAAATGCAAGAATGAGCCCACTAGCTCAGAACTGATGTCTTACATGGGTGTTATTTATCAAATTGTTCCATTCTACAAATTCGCTTACATGTCTTCCAATGTTATAATTGAAGAAGTCATGAAAAGTGAGTCCAGAATTCATATTATCGATTTCCAAATAGTGCAAGGCAGCCAGTGGGTACCCCTCATCCAGGCTCTCGCTGCTCGGCCTGGAGGGCCCCCAATTGTCCGTATTACAGGTGTGGATGACTCCAATGCAGCTTATGCTCGTGGTGGAGGACTTCAACTGGTTGGAGACAGGTTGTCAAAGGTTGCAGAATCATGTGGGGTGCCATTTGAATTCAATGGTGCAGCCATTTCTGGATCTGAGGTTAAACTTGAAAATTTAAGGGTACAACAGGGTGAAGCTTTGGCTGTGAACTTTCCATATGTGTTGCACCATATGCCAGATGAAAGTGTAAGTACCACAAATCATCGAGATCGTCTCCTTAGATTGATCAAGAGTTTGTCCCCAAAGGTCGTGACCCTTGTTGAACAAGAATCTAATACCAACACTTCTCCATTCCTACCTCGGTTCCGAGAGACACTAGAGTATTACGAAGCCATGTTTGAAGCAATTGATACAACTCGCGCTAGAGATGATAGGCAGCGGATAAGTGCCGAGGAACATTGTGTGGCACGTGACATTGTTAACATGATAGCATGTGAAGGGGCAGAGAGGGTGGAAAGGCATGAACTCTTTGGAAAGTGGAGGTTAAGACTTTCAATGGCTGGATACACACAATGTCAGCTGAGTTATGATGTGGATGGTGTCGTGAAAAATATGTTGAAGGAGTATGATGGGAATTTCAGGCTTGAACACCGCAACGGGGCACTATATCTTAAATGGAAAAACAGAGACTTAGTTACTTGTTCTGCTTGGAGGTAA
- the LOC141679517 gene encoding uncharacterized protein LOC141679517, which yields MASNDNKQRAEVVVVCWAIWRARNDLVWNQKFSTPNRVVAAAKQFLTQWKLSQSRSNVALNQPQVEGDGASSWVRPQTNSVKVSTDAAIFEDRESVGFGLVARDSEGGLLEAKALVHHELLSPMLALSWIDRMQWNNVTLESDCLAVVQAIRSKAPMRARFGGVIKECRELFR from the coding sequence ATGGCGTCCAATGATAATAAACAAAGGGCGGAGGTTGTGGTCGTGTGTTGGGCCATCTGGAGGGCTCGTAATGATCTTGTTTGGAACCAAAAGTTCTCGACTCCGAATAGAGTAGTTGCAGCAGCAAAACAATTCCTTACACAATGGAAATTATCCCAGAGTAGATCGAATGTCGCTCTTAATCAACCTCAAGTCGAGGGGGACGGAGCTTCAAGCTGGGTTAGACCCCAAACAAATTCAGTTAAGGTTTCGACTGATGCAGCAATCTTTGAGGATCGAGAGAGTGTGggttttggcttggttgctcgTGATTCAGAGGGAGGTCTGTTGGAGGCTAAAGCTTTAGTTCACCATGAGCTACTCTCCCCGATGTTGGCGCTGAGCTGGATCGATAGGATGCAGTGGAACAACGTGACTCTCGAGTCTGATTGTCTTGCAGTAGTGCAGGCGATCAGAAGCAAGGCTCCCATGCGTGCTCGTTTTGGCGGAGTGATTAAGGAGTGTAGGGAGTTATTCAGATAA